From Rutidosis leptorrhynchoides isolate AG116_Rl617_1_P2 chromosome 3, CSIRO_AGI_Rlap_v1, whole genome shotgun sequence, a single genomic window includes:
- the LOC139897490 gene encoding aspartic proteinase nepenthesin-1-like: protein MASLLLSLSSIVFIIFSLQFMFIPPTFSTSRRLINNHVINDHETGFRVSLKHVDSGKNLTKFERLQRGVMRGNLRLQRLINNMMMTTTSTDHSSSQVISPVHAGNGEFLMNLAIGTPPSTYSAIMDTGSDLIWTQCKPCTKCFDAPTPIFDPKKSSTFTKALCTDNLCLELPNSDCGTDGCEYLYSYGDYSSTQGVLATETFTFNNVSIKEVGFGCGEDNEGDGFNQGGGLVGLRRGPLSLVSQLKTSVFSYCLTSINDDTSENSESSLILGSLLPQLSNKTKVFTTPLIKNPSNPSFYYISLVGITVGNVDLPIKNSTFAIGLDGSGGMIIDSGTTITILEESAFRMVKKEFVAQTKLNVDNSGSTGLDLCFELPADDGSGQISIEIPKLVFHFDGASLDLDGENYMIGDAKSGLVCLAMGGSNAGISIFGNVQQQNMMVVHDLEKETLSFIPTQCDKL from the exons ATGGCTTCCTTACTACTCTCACTCTCTTCCATTGTATTCATCATCTTTTCACTACAATTCATGTTCATTCCTCCCACTTTTTCGACATCAAGACGCCTCATTAACAACCACGTCATCAACGATCATGAAACGGGCTTTCGAGTATCCCTCAAACACGTTGATTCAGGCAAAAACTTGACAAAATTTGAGCGTTTACAACGTGGCGTCATGAGAGGAAACCTAAGGTTACAAAGACTCATAAACAACATGATGATGACTACCACGTCAACCGATCATTCGAGCTCTCAAGTAATATCCCCTGTTCACGCTGGAAACGGAGAGTTTTTAATGAATTTAGCCATTGGAACACCTCCATCAACTTATTCAGCTATTATGGATACAGGTAGTGACCTCATATGGACACAATGTAAGCCATGCACTAAATGTTTTGATGC accaACACCTATTTTCGATCCTAAAAAATCGTCCACTTTTACAAAAGCTTTGTGTACGGATAATTTATGTCTAGAATTACCAAACTCTGATTGTGGGACAGATGGGTGCGAGTATTTGTATTCGTATGGCGATTATTCGTCGACTCAAGGCGTTTTAGCAACCGAAACGTTTACTTTTAACAACGTTAGTATTAAAGAAGTAGGGTTTGGTTGTGGAGAAGATAATGAAGGAGATGGGTTTAATCAAGGTGGTGGGTTAGTAGGATTACGTAGAGGACCTTTGTCATTAGTTTCACAATTAAAAACATCAGTTTTCTCTTATTGTTTAACCTCAATAAATGATGACACGTCAGAAAATAGTGAAAGTAGTTTGATATTAGGATCTTTATTACCACAATTATCAAATAAGACTAAAGTTTTCACCACCCCATTGATTAAAAACCCTTCAAACCCATCTTTTTACTATATTTCACTAGTTGGGATAACAGTGGGAAACGTTGATTTACCTATCAAAAATTCTACTTTCGCGATTGGATTGGATGGAAGTGGTGGAATGATTATTGATTCAGGCACTACGATTACTATTCTTGAAGAATCGGCATTTCGTATGGTGAAAAAAGAGTTTGTTGCTCAGACTAAGTTGAATGTTGATAATTCGGGTTCTACGGGTTTGGATTTGTGTTTTGAGTTGCCTGCTGATGATGGTTCGGGCCAGATATCGATTGAGATACCGAAATTGGTGTTTCATTTTGATGGTGCAAGTTTGGATTTGGATGGAGAGAATTATATGATAGGAGATGCTAAAAGTGGTTTGGTGTGTTTGGCAATGGGGGGTTCAAATGCAGGGATATCAATATTCGGGAATGTGCAACAACAAAATATGATGGTGGTTCATGATCTTGAGAAGGAGacattgtcattcattccaactcaATGTGATAAGTTGTAA